In Takifugu flavidus isolate HTHZ2018 chromosome 1, ASM371156v2, whole genome shotgun sequence, the DNA window GTGATCAGCATCAGGGTGGCTGCACCTGTGACTGTAACGCTCAGAGCATTGGGGtaatcctgcacacacacacacacacacacaccacacacacacacagaagtacgCTATCAAGACCACAGTAATTTAACAATCATAGAGGTCTGTCCAAGTGCCTCCTGACCTCTAGCATTGTGCCATTCCACAAACGGGAGCGGACGTGAATCTTTGCTGAATCCGTCATGTTGAGCAACGGACAGCTGAACGTCACACACCGAGCTGTCCCCTCGTCGCATTTCTAAATCACATaatcagaaaaaacagaatGGTTTTGCTCACTAATGACCAGTAAGGAATTCAGTGTTGATGTGACAGTGTGACAATATGataccatttatttttttcaatcaCAGCCTGAAGTTCATTCACTTCACTCACCAACATAAAGGACTGTTTGGGAGTGAGCAGTGCCTGAGGTTTGACAATATGCTGCTGAGTCGCTTCCCCGTCGTCTATGAGGACCTGCCGTTTGGTGCGTGTATGTGTTGGTTCACTCAGCACCAGCTGGACAAGGAAGACGAGGCGTGAAAATTaaaggaggaagcagaagagaCAGAGCCGTGACATCAGAGGTAATTGCTGCCTTAGATAAAGACATTACCAATTTCCGCTCAATATAGCACCGTCTATATCTGGATATTATGACTTTCTATTTCAGGCTGGGTAACATTTATGTAAGCTTACgcagaagctttttttccagAGTGTATTTCTGTACAGCTGTGGTTTGGCCTGAAATCCATTTTCACACTATTTTCCAGCCACAttccttcctcctgcagggtcTGCCTCAGATCTCACATGCCATGATTCATAAATCGTATGAATAAACCAACCTCTTAAACTCTGGCCAGTGATGAGCATGTTTAGAAGTGTAGATTTAGGCCAACAAATTGTTAATCTGGCAGAAATACTTCTTTCTAAAGACATGAATGTGGTTGTATTTATTTTGCATGGCTATTTCATTAAAGCCACGGACCTACTGTGGTTTTAAAGTCTTTTCTCCACAGTTTCATTAAAGCTGGGttcaaaacctttttttgcTGGGATTTTGGCATCTTTTGTGTCAGACATGTAGAAATGGataaaaaataaagctttttaagCAGACGTTTGAAATGTCTCTGGATGAGATTGGACATGAACAGTGATCACACCCTCATGCTGTAGTTCAGTATGCAATTAAAGCAAACTCCCAAATCGAAGCTTACATTGAGCGGATTTACAACGTTTCCCGGGGGGTTACACTCCATTTCTGATTGCCCAGAAACAACGATCTTTGTCAGGTACAGCAGCCACTTTCCATTTGCCACCTCAAAAGGCCACTTAAACTCCACAGCCAGGGTCCCCAGTTCTCCCAGTGGCTGCCCTATTAGGTTCACCTAAATACCAAAGGAAATAGTAaatgggttaaaaaaaaaaaaaactggaccATACCATCAAAAATAGCATCCACCCTGTAGTGTCTATTTCGCTTAATTTTTTTCAGATGCAGCCACACAAAAGCTCCAAAGACAGggtggagatgaagaaatgTGGGCGAGGAGCCCTCAGCGCTAGTGGTCTAATGTAGTCTGAATGAATGAAGTGACTCACATCGAAGGTGAACTCCACCAGACTGCCAATGTCACTGGTGTTGACCATGGCTGACTCGCCTTTGACCGTACCACCAAATTTGGTTTGCACCTGCGGGTTGACTCTGGAAAGAGCGTAGGTTTAAGATGAGTGCGCACAGCATCAGATGGAATGTGCAATATGTGAGTGTTTACGCGGAACCTACACGGAGAATGAAGGGATGATGGTGTTTTCAATCATCAGGGCCACAGTAACAGGCCTCAGGTCAGCCTGTTCACTAAGACTGGAAACACAACCTTCATTAGAacactgatgatgtcagagtCCATCGCCACAACAATAAAAAGGGCCACAAAAAAATACTGCACTTACGTGGTGAGCATCAGTTGGGCCTCCAGCTCTCGGGTGTACAGATCGATCCCTGATGTCTCAAACTTGAGCTTAAGTGAAACCTGatcatgacatttttttttttaaatcctgattAAGAGGACAAAAGAAGGAAATAGTGGGAGTTTGTCTACACTTACCTTTTCATTCCCTTTAAGAGGATTTCCCAGCTCGCATATCAACGTTTCTTCAAAACTGCATTGGACATCGTGGTCCTAAACACAGGATTCATGTACTTTTTACAGCTGAAATGCTAATTTGTGTGTCTAATGGAAATTCAGTGGTCTTTCAGGAATAAAACGCGTGTCATAAGGAAAACAAGCAGCTCAATTTTTCCACATTCTGTCTTATACCCAAAACTAATGCTCCACATGCTTGGAATACCTTCCATATATGATTCAGATTAAAGAATCAAGGCATCTGGAGAGAAATCTGAGTTGTCATCATTTAATTGTGGTTGTTGAACTTAAAAACATACAAGTTAACCAGTGCCAGTAACCTAATATAGAATATTAGGCGGTAGTAATACTAGGTTATATACTTTCGTAGGTTACTTTATGATCAAAGAATGGTAATCCGGAACATAACCAATTTAATTATGTACTCCTTTTCCCATTGCtaaaatttcatttaaaatttcaATAAAATCCATTCTGGCGTTATTTTGCttacagccagccagccagacagacagacgctatGACGTAATCGTAATAACGTCTACAGAGGACGACGCGCctgtgctgccccctagtggacgTACCGCTGACCTGACGCCAGAGTACCTCAGCGCGTCAGGGATGGTGACGTTAAGCGCGGCCTGATGAGCGTCCTCAGCCAGCTTCCCGTTACTGGGAACATTGGTCACCTCAATCTTCAGCCTTATTATCTTCACACTGCTGTTTAACTGAAGGACCTGGAATTTGCCCTTCCTGGGACACGATATGACATTTGTTAACtcatttttcattattaattGAAAGACAAATGCAAGCTATAGCTATTGTTTCACAATTGCATACTGCATTTTGAGATGTGTTTAGGGACTATAAAAGCTGCAATCAGCATAAAAAAGTAATTTCATGAGTTAACATCTGTCAGAAATTGCTTTGGAGAATATTTTTTAGAACTCAGAAAAAACACGTAATATATCGatactaataaaaaaaataatctggaAATATATTTGCACTTTGCTACCTGGGATAAGAGTTGTTGTTTTCATCAATAAACCTTGCTGACACCTGCAGGTTACTGCTGCATTTATTATCGGTACCACATTCCTTCTGAAAGTTGATCTGCaggagaaataaaataaataaatttatcATCACATAATCTCAGGCAGGATTAGGTTACTGTTAGAGCTACCTCTGTTATTTCAGAGAGTTTCTGATCATGGCTCAGAATTGGATAAGAGTCCAGATTCTGCAGGGACCGCCTGGATTTGGGCTTTGGCTCGCTTAAGGATACACTGAGTGAAAAGTCCACGGGTTTCAGTTTGTCCATCACTGGAGTCTGCAAAGTGATTTCAAATGCTCAGATGAAGCTCATTTGTGACACAAAGATATTGCGGCACTTTGATCCTACAGAACAACTGAAATCGTACCAGCACATAAAGTTTCACAGTCTGGCACTCAGATTTAGAAGACGGAAGACTCAGGGATCCGGTGAAGGTGTCGTCGAGATTATCTTGAAAACGAACTCGAGGGCTTCTTTTTCTCCCTGTGTCTGCCTCGATTGTGTAGTTCACCGCTGTAGAACATAGAACACGTTGAGTGATTTACAGGTTTTACAGAAACTCCAGGTGGTGAAGCATTAATGTCTATGCACACTGTATGTCCAGCACAGCAGATTGAAATTCAAAACCATTACTGATTGACAAATCACATGAGTGATGGATTGTGACTGATGAGAACAACAACACTCACTGATATCTTTCTTGAAGTCCTTGTTTCCATTGCTCAGAGTGAAGGACATGCACAGAGTTGCTGTTATGCTGCCAAACAAAGACACAGAAGCTGAACATGGTTCTCAGACCGCAGGGGAAAATAACGCTGATTTAGACTCAGCAGACGACTCACCAGGGAGTGTTTGCAGGACACTGGTTTGGGTCCACAATCTTTGGCTCCACGGTGAAGTCTGTGGTTAAGTGAACAACAGGACGAGCCCTGAAAAATAACATAAGTACATAATAAATGAGACTGGGTGGactttaaacaggaaaaaaagaaataaaacaaacaaaaaactctgTAAAATGTTTTTCACCTGAGCAGAGCAATGCGGTCATCCAGGGAGCCGACCAAGATGTCAGGGTAACTGTTTccatccatgtccatccctccattgATCGAGTATCCGAAAGTCTTGAAGCCTCCGTTACCCAAAGTCTTACCTTCTATCACCTACAGGGGGCAGCATCGATGCAGGAGATCAGCACAACAGATGCGAAACTCTGAACGAGATCTTTCTGGGGAAAGTTTTACCTGGCTGTGCTGCTCCGAGATTCCCGTATCACTTCCAAGCCATATGTAGACCCTCCCTGTGTCTTGGAACGGAGCTCCGACTGCAAAGTCTGcagatgaatgaaaatgaaaacgaTGTGCTGAGAGGAAACTGCGGTTAGAAACTTTCTCCCCTCAAGGTGGCAGCATAGCACCagttgttggttgttttttttgcctaaTATGGTCTGATTCTGTGCTGACATGACTGCAAATACATACAGAACCACGGGACCTTTTACACAAGCcgtgttgttattttattcatcaCTTCAGAGAAATTGTGAAAACATAAAGGAGGATTTTAGCTCCATACCTTGGAATCCATCTTGGTTGATATCACCAACAGCGGCTACAGCCAAGCCAAAAGCAGAGTTGGACGGACCTTTGAGCACCAGAGTGGCCGTCTCTTGGAAAGATCCGTTTTCATTCATGAAGATATAAACTGCTCCTCCCTGATCTTTCATGCGGTCAAAATAAAAGGGAGCGCCAACAATCAGGTCATTCCAGCTGCAAGGAAAGGTAAAAGCAGAATgtaacatgcaaacacacatagCTGAGGAGGCCGCGCCATTAAACGGACACATGAAAAGACAGGTTTTCATTTATCATGTCATCATGCACATGCTGAAACAAGCAGAGGCTGCTAAAAACACACGCTACACCTCTGCAAAGTTCTGGTTTATGAGGAAGTAAAGGAACATCTGCTGGTATTGCTTTAACAGACGCACTCATCATTGTTAAGGTCGGTGACAGCCAGGCTGTTCCCAAAGTACGAGCCCACTTGTTCCCCAGGAATGGTAAAATCCAAGGCGATATGCCTGTTATTCTTTGTCCCGAACATCACGGCACCCTTGGACTCATACCGAGGGGACCCTGTCAATACGGTGTAATCGTCACGGCTccgcacctttttctcctccagaaC includes these proteins:
- the itga3b gene encoding integrin alpha-3b isoform X1 — its product is MSPRLLLSTLLVVFYGTQTCAGFNIDERFPVIKEGKTSGSFFGFSVAQHKQTVGSTKYLLLVGAPKEKALFMKNVNETGGVYTCPITADPTDCTRMDLVGSATQSEMVEGMWLGVTVASQRVQTGGRVLACGHRYVKITLADWRMIGKCYVRGNDLTYDPLDEWQEDKYEVCNPNFNMELEGMCNMGISAGMTDTDVYIGATGSYHWQGNVHVTWRDPENSWDSVVKDFGQLKKTHSYMGYSVLEEKKVRSRDDYTVLTGSPRYESKGAVMFGTKNNRHIALDFTIPGEQVGSYFGNSLAVTDLNNDDWNDLIVGAPFYFDRMKDQGGAVYIFMNENGSFQETATLVLKGPSNSAFGLAVAAVGDINQDGFQDFAVGAPFQDTGRVYIWLGSDTGISEQHSQVIEGKTLGNGGFKTFGYSINGGMDMDGNSYPDILVGSLDDRIALLRARPVVHLTTDFTVEPKIVDPNQCPANTPCITATLCMSFTLSNGNKDFKKDITVNYTIEADTGRKRSPRVRFQDNLDDTFTGSLSLPSSKSECQTVKLYVLTPVMDKLKPVDFSLSVSLSEPKPKSRRSLQNLDSYPILSHDQKLSEITEINFQKECGTDNKCSSNLQVSARFIDENNNSYPRKGKFQVLQLNSSVKIIRLKIEVTNVPSNGKLAEDAHQAALNVTIPDALRYSGVRSADHDVQCSFEETLICELGNPLKGNEKVSLKLKFETSGIDLYTRELEAQLMLTTLSEQADLRPVTVALMIENTIIPSFSVVNPQVQTKFGGTVKGESAMVNTSDIGSLVEFTFDVNLIGQPLGELGTLAVEFKWPFEVANGKWLLYLTKIVVSGQSEMECNPPGNVVNPLNLVLSEPTHTRTKRQVLIDDGEATQQHIVKPQALLTPKQSFMLKCDEGTARCVTFSCPLLNMTDSAKIHVRSRLWNGTMLEDYPNALSVTVTGAATLMLITNNPSIKMENQTSWFTVQIDPVEELEVPYELPLEIIISAAVAGILLLGIIILILWKHGFFKRAVYYRIMPKHQGVRISRAERHQFNLGFQPEEPQKRLWITNWSEMQHHEY
- the itga3b gene encoding integrin alpha-3b isoform X2 — encoded protein: MSPRLLLSTLLVVFYGTQTCAGFNIDERFPVIKEGKTSGSFFGFSVAQHKQTVGSTKYLLLVGAPKEKALFMKNVNETGGVYTCPITADPTDCTRMDLVGSATQSEMVEGMWLGVTVASQRVQTGGRVLACGHRYVKITLADWRMIGKCYVRGNDLTYDPLDEWQEDKYEVCNPNFNMELEGMCNMGISAGMTDTDVYIGATGSYHWQGNVHVTWRDPENSWDSVVKDFGQLKKTHSYMGYSVLEEKKVRSRDDYTVLTGSPRYESKGAVMFGTKNNRHIALDFTIPGEQVGSYFGNSLAVTDLNNDDWNDLIVGAPFYFDRMKDQGGAVYIFMNENGSFQETATLVLKGPSNSAFGLAVAAVGDINQDGFQDFAVGAPFQDTGRVYIWLGSDTGISEQHSQVIEGKTLGNGGFKTFGYSINGGMDMDGNSYPDILVGSLDDRIALLRARPVVHLTTDFTVEPKIVDPNQCPANTPCITATLCMSFTLSNGNKDFKKDITVNYTIEADTGRKRSPRVRFQDNLDDTFTGSLSLPSSKSECQTVKLYVLTPVMDKLKPVDFSLSVSLSEPKPKSRRSLQNLDSYPILSHDQKLSEITEINFQKECGTDNKCSSNLQVSARFIDENNNSYPRKGKFQVLQLNSSVKIIRLKIEVTNVPSNGKLAEDAHQAALNVTIPDALRYSGVRSADHDVQCSFEETLICELGNPLKGNEKVSLKLKFETSGIDLYTRELEAQLMLTTLSEQADLRPVTVALMIENTIIPSFSVVNPQVQTKFGGTVKGESAMVNTSDIGSLVEFTFDVNLIGQPLGELGTLAVEFKWPFEVANGKWLLYLTKIVVSGQSEMECNPPGNVVNPLNLVLSEPTHTRTKRQVLIDDGEATQQHIVKPQALLTPKQSFMLKCDEGTARCVTFSCPLLNMTDSAKIHVRSRLWNGTMLEDYPNALSVTVTGAATLMLITNNPSIKMENQTSWFTVQIDPVEELEVPYELPLEIIISAAVAGILLLGIIILILWKCGFFQRANRREMYEAKAQKAEMKIQPSETERLTEDY